From one Leptospiraceae bacterium genomic stretch:
- a CDS encoding FecR domain-containing protein, with protein sequence MIVVGLLKGGIKMRANKTNIGFNFLLKTLKSIILFICFGFTVEIFSADMLVVAMTKVGEAVYQRGGGKETPIAKGQVFDKKDKIITKNGFVDLQVGLNSIIRVAKNSTISLSELIEEVGSQKVELNLNKGAIFAKTIKKMDKKSELKIITPTITAGVRGTQFLIQEGEDNLSTEEKLEPGVYVKEGAVDLKTDYSPDTIAIEAGQELVTSQKNLQAQILSDYAREKMKILDTLNAMKESNYKQLQEQRAKNKDLMKK encoded by the coding sequence ATGATAGTAGTTGGATTATTAAAAGGTGGTATAAAAATGAGAGCAAATAAAACAAATATAGGATTTAATTTCTTATTAAAAACTTTAAAGAGTATTATTCTTTTTATCTGCTTTGGGTTTACTGTGGAAATTTTCTCTGCCGATATGCTTGTCGTTGCTATGACTAAAGTAGGAGAGGCAGTTTATCAGAGAGGTGGAGGAAAGGAAACTCCCATTGCTAAAGGACAGGTTTTCGATAAAAAAGATAAAATCATCACAAAAAATGGGTTTGTTGATTTACAAGTGGGGCTAAACTCTATTATCCGTGTTGCAAAGAATTCTACAATATCGCTATCTGAATTAATTGAAGAAGTTGGATCACAAAAAGTAGAACTGAATTTGAATAAGGGAGCAATATTCGCTAAGACAATAAAGAAAATGGATAAGAAATCAGAATTAAAAATTATCACACCCACCATCACGGCAGGAGTAAGAGGAACTCAATTTTTAATTCAAGAAGGCGAAGACAATTTATCCACAGAAGAAAAATTAGAGCCAGGGGTTTACGTAAAAGAAGGTGCTGTTGACTTAAAGACAGATTATTCTCCTGACACAATTGCTATTGAAGCGGGGCAAGAGCTTGTTACCTCCCAAAAGAATTTACAAGCCCAAATACTAAGTGATTACGCTCGCGAAAAAATGAAAATCCTAGACACCTTAAATGCAATGAAAGAATCAAACTACAAACAGTTACAGGAGCAAAGAGCAAAGAATAAAGATCTGATGAAGAAGTAA
- a CDS encoding SpoIIE family protein phosphatase — protein sequence MNLSRFTLLFIGLFFFSNTACKQATNSILQIPIAWEYAESEQYEPLSFLADKEFKPLEESQINGLATLVPNEKGFLWVKGSFNFNSTNEPVAISLGKIISAEETYINRFFLGRTIRKTKEQWNFWNLYRHYPVAKEHLLEGKNEILLKVYVDSEGAIPAYIEIGNREEIDAVIFSKMFYESYLNGIVTVLFIVIALYHLLIYWKRKQDKENLYYAIFCFSYSLYGLNFVSWILGSFLDVNYFYFQKFIFTSMFVSAYALYRFISIFLKRNDRKWFSILFMILLVIPLLITIGAPSYNFMYKTRGIIMLFIMPFLVYILFVPVYNYIKYKNMEAKTMLASLVIIFTIAFHDIFNVVFKWNSSFWVGPGIPLFMGSIMFLLGNKFVDVYNQTDELNETLEQKVVERTKEVMEKMDVIKALNIQQDGDYYLTSLIERPLGTNYNKSKNVKTEFYVEQKKRFQFKNRNSELGGDICISGNLRFGDGKDRYVFFFNGDAMGKSMQGAGGAIVAGTVVNSILARSARNNKIQKISPKDWITETYLELDSVFKTFDGSMLMSCACGVINEKTGQMWYFNAEHPWGVIYRDGKADFIESGLNLRKLGTIIEGNVFQVQEFQFCNGDIFFAGSDGRDDLDISLNGGRDMNEDETKFLRAVESSAGEITKLVEIIHSLGKVTDDLSLIRIEFHDKEEEQSATSELIGEAKNLINSGSVLEGISKLLEHLNQKPEDLSALEILSNLYYEQKEYREASFYMEKILALSPNDLDTIFNLSLCYKHMREYDLSTSFAEKLLEMNPKKISNIINLADNYRIKGDYLKSRESLNLAIDSISFFENAVKLDRILKAKGY from the coding sequence ATGAACCTTTCTCGTTTTACCCTACTATTCATCGGCTTATTTTTTTTTTCGAACACAGCTTGCAAACAGGCTACCAATTCCATTCTTCAAATTCCAATTGCATGGGAATATGCCGAGTCCGAGCAATATGAGCCTTTAAGCTTTCTTGCGGATAAGGAGTTTAAGCCTCTTGAAGAATCACAAATTAATGGCCTCGCAACGTTAGTTCCGAATGAAAAAGGCTTTTTATGGGTAAAAGGATCGTTTAATTTCAATTCTACGAATGAACCAGTCGCGATTTCACTTGGAAAAATTATAAGCGCAGAAGAAACGTATATAAATCGATTCTTTCTTGGAAGAACAATTCGAAAAACTAAAGAGCAGTGGAATTTTTGGAATCTATATCGGCATTATCCTGTTGCAAAAGAACATCTTCTTGAGGGGAAAAATGAAATACTCCTCAAAGTCTATGTTGATTCAGAAGGAGCAATTCCTGCTTACATCGAAATTGGAAATAGAGAGGAAATAGACGCTGTTATTTTTTCAAAAATGTTTTATGAGAGCTATTTGAATGGAATAGTCACGGTTTTATTTATTGTAATTGCTCTATACCATTTATTAATTTATTGGAAACGCAAACAAGACAAGGAAAATCTATATTATGCGATATTTTGCTTTTCCTATTCTTTGTATGGATTGAATTTTGTAAGTTGGATATTGGGATCATTTTTAGATGTCAATTATTTCTATTTTCAAAAATTCATTTTCACTTCTATGTTTGTTTCTGCCTATGCACTATATAGATTTATATCAATTTTTTTAAAGCGTAACGACCGGAAGTGGTTTTCCATTCTTTTTATGATTCTTCTGGTAATACCTCTGCTTATAACAATTGGTGCACCTAGTTATAATTTTATGTATAAGACTCGCGGCATAATTATGTTATTCATAATGCCATTTCTGGTATACATTCTGTTTGTCCCTGTATACAATTATATAAAATACAAAAACATGGAAGCAAAGACTATGCTCGCTAGTTTGGTAATTATTTTTACCATTGCATTTCATGATATATTCAATGTAGTATTCAAATGGAATTCTAGTTTTTGGGTTGGTCCTGGGATTCCTTTATTTATGGGAAGTATCATGTTCTTACTTGGAAATAAATTTGTTGATGTGTATAATCAAACAGATGAACTAAATGAAACTCTCGAACAAAAAGTCGTAGAGAGAACAAAAGAAGTAATGGAAAAGATGGATGTGATTAAAGCATTAAACATTCAGCAAGACGGAGATTATTACTTAACTTCTCTCATTGAAAGACCACTTGGAACTAATTATAATAAATCGAAGAATGTAAAGACTGAATTCTATGTAGAGCAGAAGAAAAGATTTCAGTTTAAAAACCGCAATTCAGAACTAGGTGGAGATATTTGCATTAGTGGTAACTTACGATTTGGCGATGGAAAGGATAGATATGTGTTCTTCTTTAACGGAGATGCGATGGGCAAATCCATGCAGGGAGCTGGTGGAGCGATTGTAGCGGGAACTGTGGTTAATAGTATTTTGGCGCGATCAGCTAGAAATAACAAGATTCAAAAGATTTCCCCTAAAGATTGGATAACGGAAACTTATCTCGAACTAGATAGCGTATTTAAAACCTTTGATGGATCTATGCTCATGTCCTGTGCCTGTGGAGTCATTAATGAGAAGACAGGTCAGATGTGGTATTTTAATGCAGAGCATCCCTGGGGAGTAATTTACCGAGACGGAAAAGCTGATTTCATTGAATCAGGATTAAATCTTAGAAAGCTAGGAACAATCATAGAAGGAAATGTTTTTCAAGTTCAGGAATTTCAATTTTGCAACGGAGATATTTTCTTTGCGGGCTCTGACGGAAGAGATGATTTGGATATTTCTCTAAACGGTGGGCGGGATATGAATGAAGACGAGACAAAATTTCTTCGTGCAGTAGAAAGCTCCGCCGGAGAGATTACCAAGCTTGTAGAAATCATTCATAGTCTTGGAAAGGTTACAGATGATTTGTCGCTTATTCGAATTGAATTTCATGACAAGGAAGAAGAGCAATCTGCTACATCCGAACTTATCGGGGAAGCTAAAAATCTTATCAATTCAGGTTCAGTATTAGAAGGTATTTCTAAATTATTGGAACATTTGAATCAAAAGCCGGAAGATTTATCTGCATTAGAAATACTTTCCAATTTATACTATGAACAAAAAGAGTATAGGGAAGCCAGTTTCTATATGGAGAAAATATTGGCTCTTTCGCCTAACGATTTGGATACAATCTTTAATCTTTCTCTATGCTATAAACATATGAGAGAATATGATTTATCGACTAGCTTTGCTGAAAAATTATTGGAAATGAATCCAAAGAAAATTTCCAATATTATCAATCTAGCAGATAATTATAGAATTAAAGGAGACTATTTAAAATCGAGAGAGTCGTTAAATCTTGCCATTGATTCCATTTCCTTCTTTGAAAACGCAGTCAAATTGGATAGAATCTTAAAAGCAAAAGGCTATTAA
- a CDS encoding DUF4399 domain-containing protein — protein sequence MFKFLIAVVLVVGLVSCEKKPSGRVFFVSPQNGEEVKSPVVFKMGLEGMEIQPAGEVLPGKGHHHIIIDGDPISSGQAVPFIEKKTFHYGKGQTEASIELEPGEYDVTLQFANGAHVSYGPELSSKIRIKVIP from the coding sequence ATGTTCAAATTTTTAATTGCGGTAGTATTAGTCGTTGGATTAGTAAGTTGTGAGAAAAAACCTAGCGGGCGCGTATTCTTTGTTAGCCCACAAAATGGAGAAGAGGTTAAAAGTCCTGTGGTTTTTAAAATGGGATTAGAAGGAATGGAGATTCAACCAGCAGGCGAAGTGCTACCTGGAAAAGGACATCATCATATCATCATCGACGGAGATCCAATCTCTTCCGGTCAAGCTGTTCCATTTATAGAAAAGAAAACATTTCACTACGGCAAAGGGCAAACGGAAGCTTCCATTGAACTTGAGCCAGGAGAATATGATGTTACCCTCCAATTTGCAAATGGTGCACATGTTTCATACGGACCTGAGCTTTCATCTAAAATTAGAATCAAGGTTATTCCGTGA
- a CDS encoding HAD family hydrolase produces MNLISKKKFWIFDMDGTLTVAVHDFPAIKRELGTPEELDILHGISLMSEEDARLAHERLQEIEFRLASIGRAAAGTMELLDTLAANNCYLGILTRNTLINTLETLRAANLKNYFPDSHIVSRDHAEPKPSPDGIHILLDKWKASPNDAVMVGDYIFDLEAGNRAGLHTIYVDPTGEFVFRDHASHCVKQLDEVLKI; encoded by the coding sequence GTGAATTTGATTTCAAAAAAGAAATTTTGGATTTTTGATATGGACGGGACATTGACTGTAGCCGTTCATGATTTCCCTGCGATAAAAAGAGAATTAGGAACGCCGGAGGAATTGGATATATTACATGGGATTAGTCTTATGTCAGAAGAGGACGCAAGGCTAGCCCATGAACGATTACAAGAAATCGAATTTAGATTAGCCTCTATCGGTAGAGCCGCGGCTGGAACTATGGAGCTTCTAGATACACTGGCGGCTAATAACTGTTATCTAGGAATACTGACTAGAAATACTTTAATCAATACACTGGAAACTTTGCGTGCCGCTAATTTGAAGAATTACTTTCCTGATTCTCATATTGTGAGTCGAGATCATGCAGAGCCTAAGCCAAGTCCTGATGGTATTCATATCTTACTGGACAAATGGAAAGCCTCTCCAAATGATGCAGTTATGGTCGGTGATTACATCTTCGATCTAGAAGCGGGAAATAGAGCTGGCTTGCATACTATTTACGTAGATCCAACAGGAGAATTTGTTTTCCGAGATCATGCGAGTCATTGCGTCAAACAATTGGATGAAGTTTTAAAGATTTAG
- a CDS encoding MarR family transcriptional regulator has translation MIILDEQLGFNINRIAIIFRRELMRCLKEYKLSPEQWQVLVTLWNKKALSQAQIIELTLQDAPSTSKMISRMEKSQLIEINASNKDKRVKVITLTKKGNSYRNTLPNKLLKHFEKLLIDFPLNQRKILLIQLKQLRISLGDIKKEGAE, from the coding sequence ATGATTATATTGGATGAACAACTTGGATTTAATATTAATAGGATCGCCATTATTTTTAGAAGAGAATTGATGCGCTGTTTAAAAGAATATAAACTTTCTCCTGAACAATGGCAAGTGCTAGTAACTCTCTGGAATAAGAAAGCTCTTTCCCAGGCGCAGATAATCGAACTTACTCTTCAGGACGCTCCTTCGACATCAAAGATGATTTCTCGTATGGAAAAAAGCCAACTCATTGAAATAAATGCATCGAATAAAGACAAACGAGTAAAAGTTATTACTCTTACAAAAAAAGGCAATTCATATAGAAATACATTACCAAATAAATTATTAAAGCATTTCGAAAAATTATTAATCGATTTCCCACTTAATCAAAGGAAAATATTGTTGATTCAATTAAAACAATTACGCATTTCTCTAGGCGATATAAAAAAAGAAGGTGCAGAATAA